The DNA segment ATGATATATACAGAAGACGCATCTTTTCCTTATCCGATAATGTGTTCAAATTCAACAGATTACATTAACAATAAATTTTTCTTTGATATTGATGTTAAAAGTAATAATGAATTTTACTCTTTAGAGTTAAATATCCAAATGGAGTCAGATTTTTTAAGAGAACTTTTAAAATCTAAAGAGATTGAATACTATGTTATTATAAAAACTCAAGATAGTAGCTTTTACAAGCTTCCAGATAATAATATTTTAAATATAGACAGATCAAAACTATCTTTTAAAAGTAACAGTAAAATTCAATTAATTCTAAAAAGCAGTTCAGAATTAGATTTTAAAGATAATTATGATATAGATCCATTTTATACAGATGACAATGAAAGTATTATAATAGATAAAAATTCAATTGTTGGATTTTCAAATGTAGTTATATTTGATAGAAGTGAAAAAACCACAGTGGATCTATTTGAGAAAAAAATTGATAAGAGTATTTCAAGTGAAATAAAAATTGAAGTTAGAGATGAAAATATTGTTTTAATATTTAAAGATGAAAAATATCAATATGGAAAGATTTCAGAATCTAAAAGATTAAATTATCCATATCTTTATATAGGTTTACAAAAATTACTTATGGAGATGATTGTAGTAGATTGTAAAAATCAAGAGAACGTATTAGAGATAGACAAAAATAGTATTTCTAATGCAAGCAAAGGAGTTTATCGAAAAATAGTTAAACTGCTTGAAAATAAGGGAATTAAAGAGGTCTCATTTGACAATATAGATGAGATTATCAATCAAATCTCTCCGAATATAGTAAGTGAATATTATAAAGGAATTATGGGAGTGTGCAAAGATGAAGATTAGGAAACTAAATCCAGAGATAATAAGAAAGCCACAAGTTTTTGAATACTATATAGGCAATTATAAAAATGAAGATGAGATTTTTCTAGAGGAATTTTATGAGGTTGAATTATCTCAAGAAAATCTATTTTTTCCAATATATATACCAGATAAAAATGAAGAAGCAAGAAAAGCAAAGTATCGTCAGGCATTTTTATGTATGAGAAATAACTATTTAAAATTAGGTAGAGAGATTTTATTAGATCGTAATTTTTGGTATTCTTTATTTTTAGATAAGTTAAAAGATAGATTGATTTCAGAATATCGAATCTCTTTAGATTCAGAAAAAGATTTTAGAAATATTGTTTTAAAGAAATTTGACTGGGAAAATTATGTGTATAAATTGATATTTGGGGCTGAATATATACAAGAGATGATACCTGACAAAGAGGATCATATTAGATATTTTGATCTTATTACAGAGAATCTGGATGTTTATAACTATATTTTAAAATCTGAAATATTTAAGAATAGCAATTTTTTAATAAAATTTTTAGATACAATAGTTGAAACAGAATCTTCAGAGATTCTAAAGAAAAAAATAGATCTATCAAATGATAAAGATGAAAGAGTTGGCCGTAGAGTTATTAATGAATTTGCAAAGAGTTATCCTGCAGTGTTTGTTCATGCTTTGGATAAGGAGGAGTTTAAAAATTATTTTCTAAAATATTTAGATCATTATAGTAAATTTGTAAAATAAAATAAAAACAAAAGGAGTATGTTATGGGGATCAAAAATTTTTCTTTTGAAAGTATTGAGACTTATTTACAAAAAAGTAAATATTATATTCCAGATTATCAAAGAGAGTATTCGTGGAGTAAGGAAACAGAAGTTGATGATTTTTGGAAAGATCTACAAACTATTATTTTAGAAAAAGATAGAGAGGAGCATTTTTTAGGGCAGGTTGTACTAAACGAAAATGATGGGAAAAAATATATAATTGATGGGCAGCAACGAACAACAACAATGATAATTCTTTTGGCAGTTTTAAGAGATTTTTTTATGAGTTGCATGAGAAGTTTAATATTTCAGATGCTCAAGATATCTATGAAGATATAAAGATAAAATTTATAGGAAGATATTCTGAAACTAAAAATGAGTTAAAATTGACTTTAGGAGAGGTAGATAAGGAATTTTTTAGAACTTATATTCAAATGTTTAGAAAAAAAGAGTTTGAAGTAAATGTAGAGAAAATTCCTTCCCATATTAAAATAAAAGAAGCATATAACTATTTTTATAATGAAATCAAGAAAAAGTTAGATGATTCTAAAAACTCAAATGAACAATATTTAAAATTAAAAGAAATTTATGAGACTTTTTTATCAAAAATAAAAGTTATGTATGTAGAAACAGATAATGAATATGAAGCATTTATTATATTTGAAACTTTAAATGCTAGAGGAAAAGATCTTGAGACAGCAGATTTATTAAAAAATCATCTTTTTAGAATATCTAAAGGAAATCTTGAGTTAGTAAAAAATACTTGGCAAAAAATTTTGGAAACTTTAGAAGAAATAGATGTAACTAGATATATTAGGCATTATTGGAATTCAAAATATTCTTTTTCTAGAGAAAAAGATTTATATAAAAGATTGAGAGATAAAATTTCTACTCCTGTTGATACAAAGGAATTTATTGAAGAAATCGAAAAGCTTTCACCATTATATAAATCTTTAGAAAAACCTGAAAATGGATTTTATTTTGATGATAAGGATATAAATGAATCTTTAACAAACTTGAGAATAATGGATGCGAGTACTTTTTTCCCTTTGATATTAGCATTAGAGAATAAAGGTTTTAATGAAGAGATTATAAAAAAAATTGTTCATAATATAGAAACTTTATTTTTAAGAAATTGTGTAATTGGTGATAAAGTTGCAAATAAATATGAAATTTTATTTTCTAACTTAGCATCCAAAATAACAACAGAAACATTGATAGATTTTGAATCTATAAATAAAGAATTAAAGGATAATATTTTAAGCGATGAGGAATTCTTAGTTGCGTTTGAAACAGCAGAAATTAAACAAGTAACTACGGCTAAGTATGTTTTAAGAGAGATTAATGATTTTTATGATAATGAAACAACAATAATCAAAGATAATAATAAAATTCAGTTAGAACATATAATGCCAAAAGCATTGGGAGATAAATGGAATATAGACAACGAACTACATACTAAATATTTAAATAAAATTGGTAATTTAACACTTTTATATAATAAACTAAATAATAAAGTAAAAAATAATACATTTGAAGTAAAAAAGCAATCTTACAGTGAATCTACAATTCAACTTAATAAAGAATTAATTAATTTTAAAGAATGGAGTATAAAAAATATAGAATCAAGACAAAAAAAATTATCAGAAATTGCAGTGAAAAGATGGAGTATTATTGAATAAAGGTTATTAGCTTACAATATAAAATGAACTAATTTATTCATAGAAGGAGAGAATAAATGGATTTAGCAATTGAAAAATCGCTTATAAATAAAGATATAAATCATTCAGATCATAATCCGAAAATAATAATAAATGGAAATACAAAAGGTATTCAAGAGAAGGTTAAAGAAATTTTAGAAAAATCATCTAGAATTGATATAGCTGTGAGTTATGCTGTTTGGTCAGGATTATCTCTTATACACGAAGGATTAAAAAAATTTGATTCTAAAAGCAGAATAATAGTTACAACAGATGGAACTGTTACAGATATAAGATCATTGGAAGCTTTAAAAGAACTGTCAATTAGTTCTAAGGTTTATGATCCTGAATTTGGAGATATGGGATTTCATTTAAAAAGTTATTTTGGTGAAAATTCAAAAGAAAAAACTCTTCTAATCGGAAGTTCTAATATATCATTAAGGGCTTTTGGGTTTGTGCATGAGATGGGAGTTGAAATCAAGGCTAAAGATGAGGGAGAGATTGTAAAAGAGTATAGAGATACGTTCGATATGATTTGGAATGATAAATCATCAAAATTTATTACAGAAGAATTTATTAATGAATACAAGGAAAAGTTTAATAGAAAAAAAGAGTTATTAAAAAAGATTTCTGATATAAAATTAGAATCTGAAATAACTCCAAATTATATGCAAAGAAAAGCTTTAGAGGAGTTAAAAGAGTGTCGAAAAGAATTTGATAGAGGATTAGTTATAGCTGCAACAGGAACAGGTAAAACATACTTATCAGCGTTTGATGTTAGAAATTCTAAAGCTAAAAAAGTTCTATTTTTAGTTCATAACAGACTTATTTTAACTGATGCAATAAAAACTTTTAAAAAAATATTTAAAGATAAAAAAATACTAGAGTTAAAAACTAATAATACTTTTGAGCAAATATCAAATGCAGATTTTATTTTTACAACAGATAAAACTGCTAAAAATACTTTTTATAAAAGTTCTAAATATTCAAAAGATTTTTTTGATTATATTATTTATGATGAAGCTCATAAAATTGGAGAAGAGACTATATATAAAAATTTAATTGAATGGTTTAATCCAAAATTTTCTTTAGGAATTACAGCTACTCCAGAAAGAAGTGATAATCCTAAATACCTATTTGAAGTATTTAAATATAATGTTCCTTATGAAATTCGATTATTAGATGCTATGGAGCATGAATTAGTTTGTCCTTTTACTTATTATGGTTATAATCTAGATGAAAGGCTTTTAAAATCTAAAGAAAAATTTGATGTAGAAAAATTAGCTGTTTATTTAAAAGATCTTATAAAAGACAAAGGGCACTATGGAGAAAAATTAAAAGGTATTGTATTTTGTAAAGACGTTGATGAAGCAGAAAGCTTATCAAATGAGTTTAATAAATTAAATATTATTAGTTTTTGTGCAAGTGGTTATGAGGTTGATAGAGAGAAAATAGAAGAACAAATTTTAAGTTTAAAATCTGATAAAGAAAAAAGTACTCAATTAGTTTGTGTTGTTGATAGATTTAATGAAGGTGTTGATATTCCAGGAGTCAATATGATTATTATGCTTAGAAATACTACTTCATCAATAATATATTTACAGCAATTGGGAAGAGGGTTAAGAAGAACGAATGATCCACATAAATATGTTACAGTTTTTGATATAATTGGAAACTCTAAAAATAACTATAGTATAGCAGAGGTTTTAACAGGAAATACAACTGTAGATAAAAGAAAATTATTCAAGTATGCTAATACTGGGTTTAAAACAGTATCTCCTTTTATTAATGTTGAAATTGAAAAAGAAGCTATGGATAAAATAATAAAGTCTATTTCTAAGGAGTTCAAGGTAGAGAGTCAACTTAAGCAAAAGTTTAGAGATGAACTTTACAGATTTAAAGAAATACCAACTTTACTAGAACTTTATAAAAATCCAAATTTTAAAGAGTTAGAACTTATTCAATTACTTTGTAAAAATTTTTATGATGTATTTGTGGAAAAATATGTGGAAAAATATAATATAGTTAAAGATAGTGATTTTTTATCTAAGTTCTTTAAATTTATAACACAATTTATTTTTAGAGCTTATAATAAGGAAACTCTAGTTGATTATTCAAAACTTTTAAAAGGAGAGAAAAGCTCAAATTCTATTTTAATTAGGATTCTTGCTCATAAAGATGATTGTGAAAATAGTATATCTAGCGCTATTAAAAGTGACTATTATAATTTAAAGTACTCTTTACCTAAAGTATTTTTATACGAAAATGAAGAGTTGTTAATAAATAGTAAAATAATTAATAAATTAAAAGAAGAAAATGCATATGAATTATTCTTGGAACATATTGATTTAATAGAATATTTAAGTCAAAATCATGATTATAAAATGAAAACATTTGATTTATTGGATAAAGGAGAGTTTCTTTTTAACTCTGGTTCAGAAGACTGTTATATGAATGCAATAGGAGAGTTAATGGATAAAAAAAATAAAAAAGTATACTGTCCAATTACAATTTCTGAAAAAGAAACTTTTCATGATAATTCTATTTATGAATCTGATAAGATTATTTATTTAACAAAAACTTCAATGACAAAAGAAGCTGCAGAAAAGAAATTAAAAGAGTTTATTGATAAGAATTACGAGTTTTGTATAGGAGTAAGATTCCCACATCTTCAATATAGTAATACTTCATATTTTAATATGGGAAAAGTTAAAATTATAGGAGAACCGGAGTTAAATAAAGTAGATACAAAAAAATATAATCATAAGATAAAATTTCAATTAGAAGAAAAAATTCCAGATGAATTATTACAATATAAAAGTTTGGTAGAATAAAAAACTTGAATTAAGTTATTAATAACGGTTTAATTATTTTAATGCTATTAATAAGTATAGAATATGTAGCATTAAATCCAGTGGAAACAAGAGTTTAAAAGCTCTTGTTTTTTTTGTTTTTGCTGTTGTTTTATGGTAAAATAATAATAGGATTTTATTGCTTTTGTGGGGGAGGTAAAGAAAATGGAAACTTGTTTATTAAGGAAAAAGAAGATTTGTTCATTTGATATTTTAGAGGAAAATGGAAAGAAAAATATGGAGTTAGAAACTATTTGGAGAATTGCAAGTCAAAAAAATTTATTATACTGTGATGAATGTGGAGAAGCAGTTTTTCTTAAATCTGGAAATATTAAAGTTCCTCATTTTGCACATAATTTAAGTCATGATAACAAGTTTTGTTCTAAAAGAAATTTTATAACAAGTGAAGAGTATATTAATAACAAGAAAAATATTTATACAATTTTGAAAAAAATACCTGAAATAAGTTTTTTAGAAGTTGATTTTGAAAATAAAGTGGAATTTTTAACAACTTATAATAATATGAATATAAAAGTGTATCTGAAAAAAATTGAAGAGTTTTTAGAAAGCAAAATAAAATATGAAGGAATGGTTTTTTTATATGGAAATGAAAAAAATATTAAGTCTATAAAAAAAGATAAAAATCTTTTTTATTTAAATAATAGAGAAATTACTGTATTAGAACCTCTGCTAAACCCAAGAAAGATAAATTTAGATATGGAGGCTTTAAAAGAGCTTTATCTAAAATATATAGCTTTAGAAAAAGACAAAAGAAGAAGTAATATAGATTTATTTATAAAAGAAAATATTAATAATTTTTACGAAAAGTTTCAATTTTCAAAATTTGATAACTTAGAAAAAGAGATAAAAGATTTAATAACTCATAGTACGGTAAAAAATATGAAACTTCAGTCATCTAGCCAAGAGGATAAAATATCAGATGATTATTATTTAATAAGCGGAAGAAGTTTGGTTAATATTTTAGTAGGAACATATTTTTATGAAAGAGGAATTAAAGAGGACTATAGGATTTCAAATAAAATATCTAATTTTCTAACTGTAAAATTATTTGATTGTTTAAAGTTAGAAGATATATTGGTTATAGAAAAAAATGTTGATATGACTGATTCAGTTAAGCAGATATTTTTAAATAAAATAATAGGATTTTTATTCTATAAAAAAGGGTTTGTATACTTAAAGAGATTGATTTTTAAATATATTGGATTAGAAGAAAATTATATGAAAAACTATGAAGAAATATTTAATCAAATAATATCAAAAACTGGGTTATCGGCACAATATACAGTAGTTAGTGAATCAGGTTTGGATCACTGTAAAATATTTGAGATTAAAATGAAAGTTCAAAACAAAGATTATTATGCAAAAGCTAAAAGTAAAAAAGAAGCAATGAAAGAGTGTAAAAAAATTTTTTTAGATAAAAATCCAGAATTATTAAAGTTTAGTAATTTAGAAAAAACTAAAACTTTTCAGAAAAATCGTAAAAATATTGAGTATACTCTGAATCAAGAAAAACAATATGAAAAACTTAGAAGTAATTTTAAATGCGATATGTCAAGAGTAAAAAGTTATTTTATACATAAATCTATGTACTTAGATTATAACGCTTTAGATATAACTGGTGCTGTTACTATAGGAGCTGAAGTAAAAAGATTGGTAATCTTAAATATAATATTTGAAAATAGAATGAAAATTGATGATGATATTTTAAAAATTTTAGAATACTGTATTTTAAATGATCGAACTACAGAGATATTAAGAGATAATAATTTCGAAAGTTTAATAATTAAAAAGAAAGCACATGAAAATTTAGATGGACAATTGGAGAATAAAGATGTTTTTCAATCTCTATTGTTTTTAAATTTTCAATGTGA comes from the Cetobacterium sp. NK01 genome and includes:
- a CDS encoding DUF262 domain-containing protein, translated to MGIKNFSFESIETYLQKSKYYIPDYQREYSWSKETEVDDFWKDLQTIILEKDREEHFLGQVVLNENDGKKYIIDGQQRTTTMIILLAVLRDFFMSCMRSLIFQMLKISMKI
- a CDS encoding DUF262 domain-containing protein, with protein sequence MHEKFNISDAQDIYEDIKIKFIGRYSETKNELKLTLGEVDKEFFRTYIQMFRKKEFEVNVEKIPSHIKIKEAYNYFYNEIKKKLDDSKNSNEQYLKLKEIYETFLSKIKVMYVETDNEYEAFIIFETLNARGKDLETADLLKNHLFRISKGNLELVKNTWQKILETLEEIDVTRYIRHYWNSKYSFSREKDLYKRLRDKISTPVDTKEFIEEIEKLSPLYKSLEKPENGFYFDDKDINESLTNLRIMDASTFFPLILALENKGFNEEIIKKIVHNIETLFLRNCVIGDKVANKYEILFSNLASKITTETLIDFESINKELKDNILSDEEFLVAFETAEIKQVTTAKYVLREINDFYDNETTIIKDNNKIQLEHIMPKALGDKWNIDNELHTKYLNKIGNLTLLYNKLNNKVKNNTFEVKKQSYSESTIQLNKELINFKEWSIKNIESRQKKLSEIAVKRWSIIE
- a CDS encoding competence protein CoiA family protein — protein: METCLLRKKKICSFDILEENGKKNMELETIWRIASQKNLLYCDECGEAVFLKSGNIKVPHFAHNLSHDNKFCSKRNFITSEEYINNKKNIYTILKKIPEISFLEVDFENKVEFLTTYNNMNIKVYLKKIEEFLESKIKYEGMVFLYGNEKNIKSIKKDKNLFYLNNREITVLEPLLNPRKINLDMEALKELYLKYIALEKDKRRSNIDLFIKENINNFYEKFQFSKFDNLEKEIKDLITHSTVKNMKLQSSSQEDKISDDYYLISGRSLVNILVGTYFYERGIKEDYRISNKISNFLTVKLFDCLKLEDILVIEKNVDMTDSVKQIFLNKIIGFLFYKKGFVYLKRLIFKYIGLEENYMKNYEEIFNQIISKTGLSAQYTVVSESGLDHCKIFEIKMKVQNKDYYAKAKSKKEAMKECKKIFLDKNPELLKFSNLEKTKTFQKNRKNIEYTLNQEKQYEKLRSNFKCDMSRVKSYFIHKSMYLDYNALDITGAVTIGAEVKRLVILNIIFENRMKIDDDILKILEYCILNDRTTEILRDNNFESLIIKKKAHENLDGQLENKDVFQSLLFLNFQCDPSCNYLKTLMEPFYKNDILNINKLEITQAQEIFQKNYIDFEYSYVDSNIDFSLEKITCNLKVNLLEDIEEDFFYYGVGKNKKEAKRKADEKFLKTWSENLEFLFSTFRVQDYNNENIVEQVNNKKFLNSYINHFLNISKDNLIQILDFYKYLKKYNLKEFSEIKKFVEKIAGTFRENEEILDKLLKIVFIGVENLNEENYEKCLNNRWNNNLESILLGIYIQNSKDLFLTNNLEDIYRLVETLLGEEEFELSKNILESLLIADIPLNNLEKALEIYDKLELLDEDVFKEKREVYLKLDKSNKDFLENEPLKEEVLNKHFVINRVIGDLYFLKNTDLNLEFQISSKSIPGKVKPLTNGDILECKIIKNQKNEFDFLEANFFKNTITGTIKYIDLENRIVYVQDLLDKIYYQYCFEKHEKEFIGVGLEKEVTINLK
- a CDS encoding DEAD/DEAH box helicase family protein, coding for MDLAIEKSLINKDINHSDHNPKIIINGNTKGIQEKVKEILEKSSRIDIAVSYAVWSGLSLIHEGLKKFDSKSRIIVTTDGTVTDIRSLEALKELSISSKVYDPEFGDMGFHLKSYFGENSKEKTLLIGSSNISLRAFGFVHEMGVEIKAKDEGEIVKEYRDTFDMIWNDKSSKFITEEFINEYKEKFNRKKELLKKISDIKLESEITPNYMQRKALEELKECRKEFDRGLVIAATGTGKTYLSAFDVRNSKAKKVLFLVHNRLILTDAIKTFKKIFKDKKILELKTNNTFEQISNADFIFTTDKTAKNTFYKSSKYSKDFFDYIIYDEAHKIGEETIYKNLIEWFNPKFSLGITATPERSDNPKYLFEVFKYNVPYEIRLLDAMEHELVCPFTYYGYNLDERLLKSKEKFDVEKLAVYLKDLIKDKGHYGEKLKGIVFCKDVDEAESLSNEFNKLNIISFCASGYEVDREKIEEQILSLKSDKEKSTQLVCVVDRFNEGVDIPGVNMIIMLRNTTSSIIYLQQLGRGLRRTNDPHKYVTVFDIIGNSKNNYSIAEVLTGNTTVDKRKLFKYANTGFKTVSPFINVEIEKEAMDKIIKSISKEFKVESQLKQKFRDELYRFKEIPTLLELYKNPNFKELELIQLLCKNFYDVFVEKYVEKYNIVKDSDFLSKFFKFITQFIFRAYNKETLVDYSKLLKGEKSSNSILIRILAHKDDCENSISSAIKSDYYNLKYSLPKVFLYENEELLINSKIINKLKEENAYELFLEHIDLIEYLSQNHDYKMKTFDLLDKGEFLFNSGSEDCYMNAIGELMDKKNKKVYCPITISEKETFHDNSIYESDKIIYLTKTSMTKEAAEKKLKEFIDKNYEFCIGVRFPHLQYSNTSYFNMGKVKIIGEPELNKVDTKKYNHKIKFQLEEKIPDELLQYKSLVE